A DNA window from Labilithrix sp. contains the following coding sequences:
- a CDS encoding HAD family hydrolase encodes MRVRAVLFDVDGTLLESNDAHAHAWVEALRGHGHDVPFEMVRSKIGMGGDKLLAEVARIDHESPQGKTVSRLRASILKAHYLADLGPFHGARMLVDLLRSRGLVCAAVSSSSAADIADLLRAAGVADLMDEVICADDADRSKPDADLVQVALERLGLEPDEAVMLGDTPYDVEAAHKAGVITIALRCGGYWSDQDLAGAVALYDDPADLAANLDRSPLALDRDSLPPPSPVRVRTRRIAESA; translated from the coding sequence ATGCGGGTCCGAGCGGTACTGTTCGACGTCGACGGGACGCTTCTCGAGAGCAACGACGCGCATGCGCACGCATGGGTCGAGGCGCTGCGTGGCCACGGCCACGACGTGCCCTTCGAGATGGTGCGATCGAAAATCGGCATGGGCGGCGACAAGCTCCTCGCCGAGGTCGCGCGCATCGATCACGAGTCGCCGCAGGGAAAGACCGTATCCAGGCTGCGCGCGAGCATCTTGAAGGCGCACTACCTCGCGGATCTCGGGCCGTTTCACGGGGCGCGCATGCTCGTCGACCTCCTTCGTTCGCGCGGCCTGGTCTGCGCCGCGGTCTCCTCGTCGAGCGCGGCGGACATCGCCGATCTCCTCCGCGCCGCCGGCGTGGCCGACCTCATGGACGAGGTCATCTGCGCCGACGACGCCGATCGCTCGAAGCCGGACGCCGACCTCGTCCAGGTCGCGCTCGAACGGCTCGGCCTCGAGCCGGACGAGGCCGTGATGCTCGGCGACACGCCGTACGACGTGGAGGCCGCGCACAAAGCCGGCGTGATCACGATCGCGCTTCGCTGCGGCGGGTACTGGAGCGATCAGGACCTCGCCGGTGCGGTCGCGCTCTACGACGATCCGGCCGACCTCGCCGCGAACCTCGATCGCTCCCCCCTCGCGCTCGACCGCGACTCGCTCCCGCCGCCGTCGCCCGTGCGTGTGCGGACGCGCCGGATCGCAGAGAGCGCGTAG